Proteins from a genomic interval of Desulfitibacter alkalitolerans DSM 16504:
- a CDS encoding alpha/beta fold hydrolase — MGNPKGVPIIFFHGGNSTAPYSLKKNLDLIKECLIFVPDTIGHPGNSDQKVLSSNTLESGEWASDVIDVLGFEKIVCMGESFGGGVLAKLMCVSPGKKFKRNLYSVSKRIGDSRCCSNFQFYRSGIPMANMAA, encoded by the coding sequence GTGGGAAATCCAAAAGGAGTGCCGATTATATTTTTTCATGGTGGGAATAGTACTGCGCCCTACTCACTAAAAAAGAACTTAGACCTAATCAAAGAATGCTTAATATTTGTTCCGGATACTATTGGTCATCCTGGTAATAGCGACCAAAAAGTTTTGTCCTCAAACACATTAGAGTCTGGAGAGTGGGCATCTGATGTTATAGATGTTTTAGGTTTTGAAAAAATTGTGTGCATGGGGGAATCTTTCGGTGGTGGTGTTTTAGCTAAGCTTATGTGTGTTTCTCCTGGAAAAAAGTTCAAGAGAAATCTCTATAGTGTATCAAAAAGGATTGGGGATTCTCGTTGCTGTTCTAATTTCCAATTTTATCGGTCAGGAATACCAATGGCAAACATGGCAGCATAA
- a CDS encoding DUF5058 family protein has protein sequence MDYLQIANSAPMWLAAGVAVSLVLFQAFIFAKKSYATGKEIGLTEDQMKSAMKSSFITSLGPCIVILTGLLALLVTVGGPMSWMRLSFIGSVMFELMAAGFGTEAVGVKMGIDPMTNVAFANAVWTMTLGSIGWIVFATLSASRMDKVQQKVSRGDKGLIKVISIAAMLGAFSSLVSGHIVALNNNTIAALAGGAIMLVLSPLADKNNIKWLKEWALAIALFGGMLVAVVL, from the coding sequence ATGGATTATTTACAAATTGCCAACAGCGCCCCCATGTGGCTGGCAGCAGGTGTTGCAGTTTCCCTGGTTTTATTCCAGGCTTTTATCTTTGCCAAAAAATCATATGCAACAGGTAAGGAAATCGGGTTAACAGAAGATCAAATGAAAAGTGCAATGAAGAGTAGTTTTATCACGTCTTTAGGACCATGCATTGTTATTCTGACAGGGTTGTTAGCACTTTTAGTTACCGTAGGAGGGCCAATGTCATGGATGAGGTTGTCCTTCATAGGCTCAGTAATGTTTGAATTAATGGCAGCTGGCTTTGGCACAGAAGCAGTAGGCGTCAAGATGGGTATTGACCCAATGACGAATGTAGCCTTTGCCAACGCAGTATGGACAATGACCCTTGGCTCCATAGGCTGGATTGTTTTTGCAACCCTGTCAGCAAGTCGAATGGACAAGGTACAACAAAAAGTTTCCAGGGGAGATAAAGGACTTATAAAAGTAATATCAATAGCTGCCATGCTGGGAGCATTTAGTTCCCTGGTATCAGGGCACATAGTCGCGCTGAATAATAATACCATAGCAGCACTGGCAGGGGGAGCCATTATGCTGGTACTATCCCCCCTGGCTGACAAGAATAATATTAAATGGTTAAAAGAATGGGCTTTGGCAATTGCCTTGTTTGGTGGTATGTTAGTTGCAGTGGTGCTTTAA
- a CDS encoding ABC transporter ATP-binding protein produces MSIIKVDNLVKTYGSGEAEVKALQGVSLTIEKGEMIAIMGASGSGKSTLLNILGCLDKPTNGQYYLKSRPIMTFNSKEMAVLRNQIFGFIVQDFALVDRYNVYRNVMIPLTYSQKPIHSKKSKIEDVLSQLGILDKKNILALKLSGGQRQRVAIARAIVNDPDIILADEPTGALDSKTGNEVMSIFKKLNNAGKTIIIVTHNSDVASSCHRIIEIRDGKIA; encoded by the coding sequence ATGAGTATCATTAAAGTGGATAATCTTGTCAAAACATATGGTAGCGGCGAAGCAGAAGTAAAAGCGCTGCAAGGAGTGTCACTTACAATAGAAAAAGGTGAAATGATTGCTATCATGGGAGCATCTGGCTCAGGAAAGTCAACACTTCTGAATATCCTTGGCTGTTTGGATAAACCCACCAATGGCCAGTATTATCTTAAATCTCGGCCTATTATGACATTTAATTCAAAAGAAATGGCAGTACTTCGTAATCAGATTTTTGGTTTTATTGTACAGGACTTTGCTCTGGTAGACCGTTATAATGTCTACCGTAATGTGATGATTCCCCTTACTTATTCCCAAAAGCCGATTCATTCTAAGAAAAGTAAGATCGAAGATGTGCTATCCCAATTGGGAATTTTAGATAAAAAAAATATCTTGGCTTTAAAACTTTCAGGCGGTCAACGACAGCGAGTGGCTATCGCCAGAGCCATTGTTAATGATCCGGACATTATCTTGGCCGACGAGCCTACAGGCGCATTGGACAGCAAAACCGGCAATGAAGTCATGAGTATTTTTAAGAAACTAAACAATGCGGGAAAAACTATCATCATTGTCACCCATAATTCAGATGTAGCATCTTCCTGTCACCGAATAATTGAGATTCGAGACGGAAAAATTGCTTAA
- a CDS encoding alpha/beta fold hydrolase, translating to MEKRYIQSEHGIIYYWIGGNQSKNANCIVFTHGMTADHTMFDKQVECFSEEYRIITWDVPLHGESRPYDEFSYYNVAYELKRILDKEKIDKVILVGQSMGGYVCQEFAIQYPEKVSAFVAVDTNPFGHCYYSKWERSLLSKVSTIASWFPHSILIRSIAKGATKTKYAYENLYDSVSKLDKKEIIFIMNMAYGGFLERKENIRFDFPVLLVVGDNDNTGYVKKYNQKWSKHDGYPLKFITNAAHNSNVDNYKEFNKITMDFLNSIGL from the coding sequence ATGGAGAAGAGATATATACAGTCAGAACATGGAATAATATATTATTGGATTGGTGGAAATCAGAGTAAAAATGCAAATTGTATTGTATTCACACATGGAATGACTGCAGACCATACTATGTTTGATAAGCAAGTGGAGTGTTTCAGCGAGGAATATAGAATAATTACTTGGGATGTTCCATTGCATGGAGAGTCCCGTCCATATGATGAATTTTCCTATTATAATGTGGCCTATGAACTAAAAAGAATTTTAGATAAAGAAAAAATAGATAAAGTAATTTTAGTAGGTCAATCTATGGGTGGGTATGTATGCCAAGAATTTGCTATACAATATCCCGAAAAAGTGAGCGCTTTTGTGGCTGTAGATACTAATCCATTTGGACATTGCTATTATTCCAAATGGGAAAGAAGCCTTTTGAGTAAAGTTAGTACAATAGCATCGTGGTTTCCGCATAGTATTCTTATTAGAAGTATTGCTAAAGGAGCCACAAAAACGAAATATGCATATGAAAATCTGTACGATTCAGTTTCTAAATTGGATAAAAAAGAAATTATATTTATTATGAATATGGCTTATGGAGGATTTTTAGAAAGAAAGGAAAATATTAGATTTGATTTTCCAGTTCTTTTAGTAGTAGGTGATAATGACAATACAGGATATGTCAAAAAATACAATCAAAAGTGGTCAAAGCATGATGGCTATCCTTTAAAATTCATTACCAATGCTGCTCATAACTCAAATGTAGATAATTATAAAGAATTTAATAAAATTACAATGGACTTTTTAAATAGTATAGGGTTATAA
- a CDS encoding TetR/AcrR family transcriptional regulator: protein MGHKENIAPKRKKGIETQEKIFEAAANLFARDGYDNVSIRKIASAIGIKESSIYNHFDSKGSILANLFEYFSKELLRTRPTDDELEKMMAYLSAEEILKNVIIRIGHQNKNVLDHIATIIFIERFRNEQAARLYFDLILEEQNEFYSKVFTLMKKRGLVALPEDDVDKIAVQYNYVLVALANEYAMAKNGFADPLTIIKKMMDTTSFFVQKLTKKNILEGEDNNDNR from the coding sequence ATGGGACATAAAGAAAATATTGCCCCAAAACGTAAGAAAGGTATAGAAACACAAGAAAAGATATTTGAGGCTGCTGCTAATTTGTTTGCAAGAGATGGATACGATAATGTTTCTATCAGAAAAATAGCTTCAGCCATTGGAATAAAAGAAAGTTCCATATACAACCACTTTGATAGTAAAGGCTCAATCCTAGCTAATCTTTTTGAGTATTTTTCAAAAGAATTACTTAGAACTAGGCCTACTGACGATGAACTTGAAAAAATGATGGCATATCTCAGTGCTGAAGAAATATTAAAAAACGTTATTATTCGAATTGGCCATCAAAATAAAAACGTCCTAGATCACATTGCAACTATTATTTTTATTGAAAGGTTCAGAAATGAGCAGGCTGCTAGATTGTATTTTGATCTGATTTTGGAAGAACAAAACGAATTTTATTCTAAGGTTTTTACACTGATGAAAAAAAGAGGACTTGTCGCATTGCCGGAGGATGATGTAGATAAAATTGCTGTTCAATATAACTATGTACTAGTAGCATTAGCAAACGAGTATGCTATGGCCAAGAATGGTTTTGCTGACCCCTTAACTATCATTAAAAAGATGATGGATACTACGAGTTTTTTTGTACAAAAACTAACAAAAAAAAACATATTGGAAGGAGAGGATAACAATGATAATAGGTAA
- a CDS encoding transposase → MGTATKTVKIKITDANKGKLEMLAKTKEEANNLLAFYIGVLNDHPEVINSESFIKEVEALTNRTLNNPTPKIPIEEHCIEPPSILKRSIIAHAVGKMKGYQANYERWLASGKKQGEPKLPSYKMNPSFYYSDCKLDIDDIQDQFVRLRVFDGNQWSMVNYPVKLTKQFKDMYQEHEKHLEHKEKLDAYAEILTTNGISKKEAKHLAVEIIGTNPHYKMGSPVLSFKRGNWYLCFPFEKKIHMKKLDNHLKDKQEPVTLAVDLGINHLAVITIKKGEQLLKTEFISGKQINDLRYSALQQITKKQRISGKPVKGEHSNKNLWSYVSNLNEDTAHKVSRQIVNLAKEHGVDVIVFEHLKNFTQKKGVSKAKRMNLKRNYWLHGKIINYTRYKAYHEKIYTVERNAFMTSQICYKDTQVGERFSPKSVNGKSLIVFEDKSILNADFNASMNLHRKFYKTFPRINIKETEAKQKELSNYITQNLVAI, encoded by the coding sequence ATGGGTACTGCAACCAAGACAGTTAAAATTAAAATTACAGACGCTAATAAAGGTAAGTTAGAGATGTTAGCTAAGACCAAAGAAGAAGCCAATAATCTACTTGCTTTCTATATAGGTGTATTAAACGATCATCCAGAAGTAATAAACAGTGAATCTTTCATCAAAGAAGTAGAAGCACTAACAAACAGAACTCTAAACAATCCAACGCCCAAGATACCAATAGAAGAACATTGCATAGAACCCCCATCTATACTTAAAAGAAGTATTATTGCGCATGCTGTCGGCAAGATGAAAGGCTATCAAGCTAACTACGAAAGATGGCTGGCATCTGGTAAAAAACAAGGAGAACCAAAACTGCCTAGTTATAAAATGAACCCTTCATTTTATTATTCTGACTGCAAGTTAGATATAGATGATATACAAGACCAATTTGTCAGGTTAAGAGTATTTGACGGTAATCAGTGGTCTATGGTTAATTATCCCGTTAAGCTAACAAAGCAGTTTAAAGATATGTACCAGGAACATGAAAAGCACCTGGAGCATAAAGAAAAACTAGATGCTTATGCAGAAATATTAACCACAAATGGCATTAGCAAAAAAGAAGCAAAACACTTAGCAGTAGAAATAATAGGCACTAACCCGCATTATAAAATGGGGTCACCAGTACTTAGCTTTAAAAGAGGTAACTGGTACCTGTGCTTTCCCTTTGAGAAGAAGATTCACATGAAAAAGCTGGATAATCACCTTAAAGACAAACAAGAACCAGTCACATTAGCAGTTGACCTTGGCATAAACCACTTAGCTGTAATTACTATCAAAAAAGGTGAGCAATTACTTAAAACTGAATTTATCTCAGGAAAGCAGATTAACGACTTAAGATACAGTGCACTGCAGCAAATAACAAAAAAGCAACGAATTAGCGGCAAGCCAGTCAAAGGTGAACACTCCAATAAAAACCTCTGGTCTTATGTATCGAACCTTAACGAAGATACAGCTCATAAAGTAAGTAGACAAATTGTTAATCTTGCTAAAGAGCATGGGGTAGATGTAATAGTATTTGAGCATCTAAAAAACTTCACTCAAAAAAAGGGTGTATCCAAAGCCAAGAGAATGAACCTAAAGCGTAACTATTGGCTGCATGGCAAGATTATTAACTATACCAGATACAAAGCTTATCATGAAAAGATATATACAGTAGAAAGAAATGCTTTTATGACCTCTCAAATTTGCTATAAAGACACTCAAGTAGGTGAAAGGTTTTCTCCAAAGAGTGTTAATGGCAAGAGTTTAATAGTATTTGAGGACAAAAGCATTTTAAACGCAGATTTTAACGCCAGCATGAATTTACATCGGAAGTTTTACAAAACATTTCCGAGGATCAACATCAAAGAAACTGAAGCTAAACAAAAAGAACTTAGTAATTATATAACCCAAAACCTTGTAGCGATATAA
- a CDS encoding ABC transporter permease → MIHIRQILHRAFLLIAVFAAVAAMVALCFTTVAQFYIMEAVEPDFLSDNSVKVEIHQSNEGEPLVQTKDLLEYFSLQGGSLIVYRSYPIANGKAVFLSADTGFKPNIIEGRSFSTDDFEQQAAVALIDARIRDRGIERDGELYFLHEGNEYKVIGIYKTPTARQYGGWGDTSGALYYVNMAAAIGNNLDTPLSGIYSIDAKEKSMDSFDGFTTYAKKINPQINMRAEVTTASTSEHLMQSIRNTQVLIIAFALTIILVLLNVFSTTYYWLEGRYKELAVRIMSGAGTPSLRGMLLRDYLLIVTIGYGIGLALAMLIIKAGWFPFIGESVHLSAVAVGYLLCLAVGTVTGLIALALRLKQEIITQIRG, encoded by the coding sequence GTGATTCACATCAGACAGATTCTGCATAGAGCATTTTTGCTCATAGCTGTTTTTGCTGCCGTGGCGGCAATGGTTGCTCTCTGTTTTACCACGGTAGCCCAATTTTATATTATGGAAGCTGTGGAACCTGATTTCCTTTCCGACAACTCTGTTAAGGTTGAAATTCATCAAAGTAACGAGGGTGAGCCCTTAGTTCAAACAAAGGACTTGCTTGAGTACTTCTCTTTACAGGGCGGAAGTTTGATAGTTTATAGGAGTTATCCCATTGCAAACGGAAAGGCTGTTTTCCTTTCCGCCGATACTGGATTTAAGCCGAATATCATAGAGGGACGCAGTTTCTCTACGGATGACTTTGAGCAGCAGGCAGCAGTGGCACTTATCGATGCAAGAATCCGTGACAGAGGCATTGAGAGAGATGGGGAGCTTTATTTTCTGCATGAAGGTAATGAATACAAGGTCATCGGTATCTATAAAACCCCAACTGCCAGACAATACGGAGGGTGGGGCGATACTTCCGGTGCCTTATACTATGTGAACATGGCTGCCGCCATAGGTAATAATCTTGACACGCCTCTGAGCGGCATTTATTCCATAGACGCAAAGGAGAAAAGCATGGATTCCTTTGACGGATTTACGACATATGCTAAAAAAATCAATCCGCAAATCAATATGCGAGCCGAAGTAACCACAGCTTCAACGTCAGAGCATCTTATGCAATCCATTCGCAACACGCAGGTCTTAATCATAGCGTTCGCATTAACGATTATTCTAGTTTTATTAAATGTTTTCAGTACGACATATTACTGGCTTGAGGGTAGATATAAGGAATTGGCAGTAAGAATCATGTCGGGTGCCGGAACACCCAGCCTTCGCGGGATGCTGCTTCGTGATTATCTCCTGATTGTCACCATCGGCTATGGTATCGGTTTGGCATTGGCAATGCTAATCATAAAAGCAGGCTGGTTCCCCTTTATTGGCGAAAGCGTTCATCTGTCTGCGGTTGCTGTGGGTTATCTGCTTTGTTTGGCAGTGGGAACCGTTACCGGGTTGATTGCCTTGGCGTTACGCCTGAAACAAGAAATCATCACGCAGATAAGGGGGTGA
- the tnpA gene encoding IS200/IS605 family transposase, whose amino-acid sequence MELKRNRNSVYQIGYHVVWCTKYRKSILQGKIVDFLKEMFSKIANDNNFVIEKMEIMPDHVHLFVSASPNILIADMLKSLKGVSARLLFKKHPEIKKQLYGGHLWNPSYYVGTVGQISEDAVKRYIEEQKK is encoded by the coding sequence GTGGAACTAAAGAGAAATCGTAATAGTGTGTATCAAATTGGCTACCATGTTGTTTGGTGTACTAAGTATAGAAAGTCTATCCTTCAGGGGAAGATAGTAGATTTCCTTAAAGAAATGTTTAGCAAAATAGCAAACGACAATAACTTTGTTATAGAAAAGATGGAGATAATGCCCGACCACGTTCATTTATTCGTTTCTGCTAGCCCCAATATATTAATTGCAGATATGCTAAAATCTTTAAAAGGTGTTTCAGCAAGATTATTATTTAAGAAGCACCCCGAGATAAAAAAGCAGCTATATGGCGGCCATTTATGGAACCCTTCATATTATGTGGGTACGGTAGGCCAAATTTCAGAAGATGCAGTTAAGCGTTACATCGAAGAGCAAAAAAAGTAA
- a CDS encoding DUF3307 domain-containing protein, protein MDLLLLTLIAHVLSDFVLQSDIIAENKRNQLKRGYYIHIGTVFLCTYLLTHFFGLITFLLYSILIAFLHLIIDFIKAPISNCIKGVFKNKLSQEYPYANNYLSLFGLIIDQAVHLITILYIWVIFNPLITVNVLQIYKSILPATEMLEPLILQIKDMLSITVILLTLLIYIVVTFGGAILTRKVLECFNVKLEKNNEQIKTGKYIGILERFIILTLFLYGSLSSIAFVLTAKSIARFKELDNREFAEYYLLGTFTSSSIAILFGILLVKLTQLFI, encoded by the coding sequence TTGGATTTACTTTTATTGACATTAATTGCTCATGTATTAAGTGATTTTGTTTTACAGTCTGATATTATTGCTGAAAATAAAAGAAACCAACTAAAAAGGGGTTATTATATTCATATTGGTACTGTTTTTCTATGCACCTATTTGCTTACACATTTCTTTGGATTAATAACCTTTTTGCTTTACTCAATCCTAATAGCTTTTCTACATTTAATAATAGATTTTATAAAAGCACCGATATCTAATTGTATAAAAGGGGTCTTTAAAAATAAGTTATCTCAGGAATATCCTTATGCAAATAATTATTTATCATTATTTGGGTTAATAATAGACCAGGCAGTTCATCTAATAACAATACTTTATATTTGGGTCATATTTAATCCATTAATTACTGTAAATGTATTACAGATTTACAAATCAATATTGCCAGCAACTGAGATGCTCGAACCTTTAATACTACAGATAAAGGATATGTTGAGCATTACTGTAATTTTGCTAACATTGTTAATATATATTGTTGTTACTTTTGGAGGTGCTATTTTAACCAGAAAAGTTTTAGAATGCTTTAATGTTAAACTAGAAAAAAATAACGAACAAATAAAAACTGGAAAATATATAGGTATATTAGAAAGGTTTATAATTTTAACTTTATTTCTTTATGGTTCTCTTTCTTCAATAGCATTTGTTTTAACTGCCAAATCAATTGCAAGGTTTAAGGAACTTGATAATAGAGAATTTGCAGAATATTACTTACTAGGAACTTTTACGAGTTCTTCGATAGCTATATTATTTGGAATTCTGTTAGTGAAACTAACACAGTTATTTATCTAA
- a CDS encoding amidohydrolase has protein sequence MQQMQQMKKTDVLKCLNSINDEIQDLSLKIWSSPEISGKEKESANLLRKILKDNGFEIKEIHGMEHAFIAEYGSGSPVIAVLGEYDALPGLSQKVDTKFNPVEENGPGHGCGHNLLGGAALGAVLAIKKYLEQCEMSGTIRFYGCPEEETLAGKVKMIKKGAFHGCDLALSWHPMSVNTALENAFLANNSIKFRFHGISSHAAQSPEAGRSALDAVELMNVGANYLREHIIDKARIHYTITNAGGAPNIIPKEAESWYYVRAPHRKDVEEITERLFKVAKGAAMMTETTVDCEIISGCYEMLPNKVLFDLTYKNMVEIGAPSYTENELAFAKGLQETIDPNIVEGEIKKYLSPDSNEKTYIHQGVLEKEKADTVVIAGSSDSGDVSWIMPMNLFLTACFPLGVAIHSWQATASTGSSIGMKGMIYAAQILSGMMYDLLNEPSIIAIAKEEFNTRTEKRKYISPLK, from the coding sequence ATGCAGCAGATGCAGCAGATGAAAAAAACAGATGTACTGAAATGTCTTAATAGCATAAATGACGAAATCCAGGATTTAAGCCTCAAAATATGGAGCAGCCCAGAAATTTCAGGTAAAGAAAAAGAATCGGCGAATTTACTCAGAAAAATACTAAAAGACAATGGCTTTGAAATCAAAGAAATCCATGGCATGGAGCATGCTTTCATAGCCGAGTATGGCAGCGGTTCACCTGTTATAGCCGTACTGGGTGAATATGATGCACTGCCTGGGTTATCCCAGAAGGTAGATACAAAATTTAATCCAGTTGAAGAAAATGGTCCGGGACATGGCTGCGGACACAATCTCCTGGGAGGAGCGGCACTGGGCGCAGTACTGGCCATTAAGAAATATCTGGAACAATGTGAGATGAGCGGAACAATCAGATTTTACGGTTGTCCCGAAGAGGAAACCCTGGCAGGCAAGGTGAAGATGATCAAAAAGGGTGCTTTCCATGGCTGTGACCTTGCTCTGAGCTGGCATCCAATGAGTGTCAACACAGCTCTAGAGAATGCATTTTTAGCTAATAACTCAATTAAATTCAGGTTCCACGGAATATCCTCCCATGCAGCACAATCACCTGAGGCTGGGAGAAGTGCACTTGATGCAGTTGAGCTAATGAATGTAGGGGCTAATTATCTAAGAGAGCATATCATTGACAAGGCTCGTATCCATTACACCATTACCAATGCAGGCGGAGCGCCAAACATTATCCCCAAGGAGGCAGAATCCTGGTACTATGTAAGAGCGCCTCACAGAAAAGACGTGGAAGAAATAACCGAGAGATTATTTAAGGTAGCAAAGGGAGCAGCAATGATGACAGAAACAACAGTGGACTGCGAGATCATCAGTGGCTGCTATGAGATGCTGCCCAATAAAGTACTATTTGATTTAACATATAAAAACATGGTGGAAATAGGTGCCCCGAGTTATACAGAGAATGAGCTGGCATTTGCCAAAGGACTCCAAGAAACCATAGATCCCAATATAGTGGAAGGTGAAATTAAGAAATACCTGTCACCCGACAGCAATGAAAAAACATATATTCACCAGGGAGTTCTGGAAAAAGAGAAAGCAGATACAGTTGTGATTGCAGGTTCCTCAGATAGTGGGGATGTATCCTGGATCATGCCCATGAACTTGTTCCTCACAGCTTGCTTTCCGCTGGGAGTAGCAATTCACTCCTGGCAAGCAACAGCCTCCACAGGCTCTTCCATTGGAATGAAGGGCATGATCTATGCAGCCCAGATTTTATCAGGAATGATGTATGATCTCCTGAACGAGCCAAGCATAATAGCAATTGCCAAAGAGGAATTCAACACAAGGACGGAAAAAAGAAAGTATATCAGCCCATTGAAGTAA
- a CDS encoding ABC transporter permease, with amino-acid sequence MEQLRYAWEDIKDQKIRNFVLFIQITAALVLFSFIVSVALHVSSYREKLNGIIESQEIYLIRDLTDQSGLDQIWTNPDSSTKLRELYQFMKHSPLFDTYTADAQHFMWLAEDKSHNSLAVRSNPPHKGYNLIKIDDKFMDVYELQCVEGSLFTREDFSSTKETIPLLLGYDFRSFYQLNDIITDTRGFRYHVVGFLEQSSYFIQPGKSGEIYSLGTWFVIPVGPDLDGSYDSAIMTTYIITDDPYHLQRIQQKSTELGLFTFEFRSFSEQMRRIQEDHDLQIKILALIFSVVLIFSMIGLISNLVQFIDTHTKEFAIHMLCGGQVSSIIRRILTQIILMLILANVIVFAIHGASSITLVTIAFGLVIGSLIVLYPAIKLSTMGINELLRRSE; translated from the coding sequence TTGGAACAGCTCAGATACGCTTGGGAAGATATAAAAGATCAAAAAATACGGAATTTTGTTCTGTTTATACAGATAACCGCCGCTTTGGTACTGTTTAGTTTCATTGTTTCTGTCGCGCTGCATGTAAGCAGTTACCGGGAAAAATTGAATGGGATTATCGAAAGCCAAGAAATTTATTTAATTCGCGATTTAACCGACCAAAGCGGGTTGGACCAAATATGGACAAACCCAGATAGTTCGACGAAACTCAGGGAGCTCTATCAGTTTATGAAGCATAGCCCCTTATTTGATACCTATACAGCCGACGCTCAGCATTTCATGTGGCTGGCTGAGGACAAGTCCCACAATTCCTTAGCCGTTCGCTCCAACCCACCCCATAAGGGCTATAATCTCATAAAAATTGATGATAAGTTTATGGACGTATACGAACTGCAATGTGTAGAGGGATCGCTTTTCACTAGAGAGGATTTCTCAAGCACAAAAGAAACAATCCCGCTCTTGTTGGGTTATGATTTTCGTTCTTTTTATCAGTTGAATGACATTATCACCGACACCAGAGGCTTTCGTTACCATGTGGTTGGCTTTTTAGAGCAATCGTCTTATTTTATTCAACCCGGTAAAAGTGGTGAAATATACTCACTGGGCACATGGTTTGTCATTCCTGTTGGACCGGATCTCGATGGTTCTTATGATTCTGCTATTATGACAACCTATATCATCACGGATGACCCGTATCATTTGCAGAGGATACAACAGAAATCAACGGAGCTTGGGTTGTTTACTTTTGAGTTCAGAAGTTTTTCTGAACAGATGCGACGGATACAAGAGGATCATGATCTTCAAATCAAGATTCTTGCCTTAATATTTTCGGTTGTACTTATATTCAGCATGATTGGCCTCATCTCCAACCTTGTGCAGTTTATTGATACCCACACAAAAGAATTTGCCATTCACATGCTTTGCGGAGGCCAGGTATCATCAATCATCCGCCGGATTCTAACACAAATCATCTTAATGCTCATCCTGGCCAATGTGATTGTGTTTGCAATCCATGGAGCCAGCTCCATAACCCTTGTGACCATCGCCTTTGGTTTAGTGATTGGATCGCTCATCGTGCTTTACCCGGCAATAAAACTGTCGACAATGGGAATAAATGAACTGCTCAGAAGGAGTGAGTAA
- a CDS encoding DUF6544 family protein, producing the protein MKELYLSEVRRELAKYSSYPNEVITEDDISLLPEPVQKYFRYCRHIGQEKMVNAKVEWKDVFLKMAPDKKWMDLKCYQFNSVPEPTRIAYMRNRLFGILPFEGMDKYQVGYGNMRIKLLKIFQVADAKGKEMDASALVTVLAESLLVPTYALQPYINWTAIDSNTAKAVIKYNQCEVSGFFFFNDRGEYIRFETNDRYFSEKGSEYKRVKWSGVVENYREKNGMKFPSHFKAVWHLDEGDYEYFKGTITDIKFNISKTFV; encoded by the coding sequence ATGAAAGAGCTTTATTTGTCCGAAGTCAGACGGGAACTGGCAAAGTATTCTAGCTATCCGAATGAGGTTATCACTGAAGATGACATCTCCTTGCTGCCGGAACCGGTACAAAAGTATTTTCGTTATTGCCGCCATATTGGACAAGAAAAGATGGTTAATGCCAAGGTGGAATGGAAAGATGTCTTTTTAAAGATGGCACCGGATAAAAAATGGATGGACTTGAAGTGCTATCAGTTTAATTCAGTTCCTGAACCAACCCGAATCGCTTATATGAGAAATAGACTTTTCGGTATCTTGCCTTTTGAAGGAATGGACAAATACCAGGTTGGATATGGAAATATGCGCATCAAGCTCTTGAAAATTTTCCAAGTGGCCGACGCTAAAGGTAAAGAAATGGACGCAAGCGCTTTAGTAACAGTTCTGGCGGAGTCTCTGTTAGTTCCAACTTATGCCTTGCAACCCTATATTAACTGGACTGCTATCGATTCGAATACTGCCAAGGCTGTCATTAAATATAATCAATGTGAAGTGAGTGGATTCTTCTTCTTTAATGACCGAGGGGAGTATATTCGATTTGAAACCAATGACAGATACTTTTCAGAAAAAGGTAGTGAGTATAAACGGGTGAAATGGTCAGGAGTTGTGGAGAATTATCGTGAGAAGAATGGGATGAAATTTCCGTCTCACTTCAAGGCTGTGTGGCATCTGGATGAAGGAGATTATGAATACTTTAAAGGGACTATCACTGATATTAAGTTTAATATCAGTAAAACCTTCGTCTAA